The following proteins are encoded in a genomic region of Desulfovibrio sp. TomC:
- a CDS encoding cytochrome c biogenesis CcdA family protein — protein sequence MLDGFLLAVNAWMAGSGAAAGVGAFLWGLASVLLSPCHLASIPLVVGYVAGQNRLVTGVLALRYAAAFSLGLFVTIAAIGAGCAVLGRMLGDVGPVFPAVVGGLLLVVSLDMLGVLPSRSGGAGLASRLRLRGLPGALVLGLAYGGLSGACTFGFLAPILAVVTIQGQVARGTALAALFALGHCLPILVAGSCAGAVSRSLENAAVGRASRLFRRGAALVVGGLGLYFLLRPLVAG from the coding sequence TTGCTTGACGGCTTTTTGCTGGCCGTGAACGCCTGGATGGCCGGCTCCGGCGCGGCTGCCGGGGTCGGGGCGTTCCTGTGGGGGCTTGCCAGCGTGCTTTTAAGCCCCTGTCATCTGGCTTCGATACCCCTTGTCGTGGGCTACGTGGCCGGGCAGAACCGGCTGGTCACCGGCGTCCTGGCCCTGCGTTACGCCGCCGCCTTTTCCCTGGGGCTCTTTGTCACGATAGCCGCCATCGGGGCGGGGTGCGCCGTGCTTGGGCGGATGCTTGGCGATGTCGGCCCGGTGTTTCCGGCCGTTGTCGGGGGCCTTTTGCTCGTCGTGTCCCTGGATATGCTGGGGGTGTTGCCGTCCCGGTCCGGGGGGGCGGGGCTGGCTTCCCGTCTGCGCCTTCGCGGCCTCCCCGGGGCCTTGGTCCTGGGACTGGCCTACGGCGGCCTGTCCGGGGCCTGCACCTTCGGGTTTCTGGCCCCGATCCTGGCCGTGGTCACGATCCAGGGGCAGGTGGCCCGGGGGACGGCCCTGGCCGCGCTGTTTGCCCTGGGCCATTGCCTGCCCATCCTCGTGGCCGGCAGTTGTGCCGGGGCGGTCAGCCGCAGCCTGGAGAACGCCGCCGTGGGCCGGGCCAGCCGGCTTTTCCGCCGGGGGGCCGCGCTCGTGGTCGGGGGCCTGGGACTGTATTTTCTGCTGCGCCCTCTGGTTGCGGGCTGA
- a CDS encoding thioredoxin family protein: MSRRLAGLVCGFLLLAAAAFAADPAPVPVVPAPGKVTLVDLGAKACVPCKMMQPVLAAIEARYADRAAIIFIDVWEHRDEPQKFGLRVIPTQIFYDKTGKEVSRHEGFLDEKPIADTLDRLLAE; encoded by the coding sequence ATGAGCCGGCGGCTGGCCGGGCTGGTCTGTGGTTTCCTGTTGCTGGCCGCGGCCGCCTTCGCTGCCGACCCGGCGCCGGTGCCGGTTGTGCCGGCGCCGGGCAAAGTGACCCTGGTGGACCTTGGGGCCAAGGCCTGCGTCCCATGCAAGATGATGCAGCCTGTGCTGGCCGCCATTGAGGCCCGCTATGCCGACCGGGCCGCCATCATCTTTATAGATGTCTGGGAGCACCGCGACGAGCCGCAGAAATTCGGCCTGCGCGTCATCCCCACCCAGATTTTCTATGATAAGACCGGCAAGGAAGTGTCTCGCCACGAGGGGTTTCTCGATGAAAAGCCCATTGCCGACACGCTCGACCGGCTGTTGGCCGAGTAG
- a CDS encoding iron-containing alcohol dehydrogenase, with translation MAVREQVYGFFIPSVTLIGIGASKQIPEKIKALGGSKPLIVTDKGVVKVGICKQITDLLDAAGMKYHVYDETIPNPTDANVHKGVEVYKANGCDSLITLGGGSSHDCGKGIGLVVSNGGKIHDFEGVDKSSKSFMPYLAVNTTAGTASEMTRFCIITDLSRHVKMAIVDWRVTPHIAIDDPVLMVGMPPALTAATGMDALTHAVEAFVSTIANPMTDACAIEAFKLIFKYLRKAVANGQDIEAREGMCFAQYLAGMAFNNASLGHVHAMAHQLGGFYDLPHGECNAILLPHVEKFNLIAKVEKFAAMAEIMGENTAGLAPRDAAELALKAIRQLSADVGIPAGLIDLGKKYGKDVKASDIPTMTGNAQKDACGFTNPRCPTDKDVTDIYTAAL, from the coding sequence ATGGCTGTTCGCGAGCAAGTTTACGGTTTCTTCATTCCCAGCGTGACCCTCATCGGCATCGGCGCTTCCAAACAGATCCCTGAGAAAATCAAGGCTCTGGGCGGTTCCAAACCGTTGATCGTCACCGACAAGGGTGTGGTCAAGGTCGGCATCTGCAAGCAGATCACCGACCTGCTCGACGCCGCTGGCATGAAGTACCATGTCTACGACGAAACCATCCCCAACCCGACCGACGCCAACGTCCACAAGGGCGTGGAAGTTTACAAGGCCAACGGCTGCGACAGCCTCATCACCCTGGGCGGCGGTTCCTCGCACGACTGCGGCAAGGGCATCGGCCTTGTCGTTTCCAACGGCGGCAAGATCCATGACTTCGAAGGCGTGGACAAGTCCTCCAAGTCCTTCATGCCGTACCTGGCCGTCAACACCACGGCCGGCACCGCTTCCGAAATGACCCGTTTCTGCATCATCACCGATCTGTCCCGCCACGTGAAGATGGCCATCGTCGACTGGCGCGTGACCCCGCATATCGCCATTGACGACCCGGTCCTGATGGTTGGCATGCCCCCGGCGCTGACCGCCGCCACCGGCATGGACGCTCTGACCCACGCCGTCGAGGCCTTCGTGTCCACCATCGCCAACCCGATGACCGACGCCTGCGCCATCGAAGCCTTCAAGCTGATCTTCAAGTACCTGCGCAAGGCCGTGGCCAACGGACAGGACATCGAAGCCCGCGAAGGCATGTGCTTCGCCCAGTACCTGGCCGGCATGGCCTTTAACAACGCCTCCCTGGGCCACGTCCACGCCATGGCGCACCAGCTCGGCGGCTTCTATGACCTGCCGCACGGCGAGTGCAACGCCATCCTGCTGCCCCATGTCGAGAAGTTCAACCTGATCGCCAAGGTTGAGAAGTTCGCCGCCATGGCCGAGATCATGGGCGAAAACACCGCCGGCCTGGCCCCGCGCGACGCCGCCGAACTGGCCCTCAAGGCCATTCGCCAGCTGTCCGCTGACGTCGGCATCCCGGCCGGCCTGATCGACCTCGGCAAGAAGTACGGCAAGGACGTCAAGGCCTCCGACATCCCGACCATGACCGGCAACGCCCAGAAGGACGCCTGCGGATTCACCAACCCCCGCTGCCCGACCGACAAGGACGTGACCGACATCTACACCGCCGCCCTGTAA
- a CDS encoding 4Fe-4S dicluster domain-containing protein, with amino-acid sequence MNIINLTRDYDEDFVHRVEEESGQKVSLCYQCGNCTAGCPYTFVYDIPVSQIMRLVQAGQKKTVLSSKSIWLCATCESCTTRCPNNIDVACIMDVLRHMARREGLAAVPQVKTFWDSFLDSVRAHGRVFELGLLINYVAKTGRFWTDMDLGPKILPKGKLAMKPHEIQGKEHVARIFERFERESNS; translated from the coding sequence ATGAACATCATCAATCTCACCCGCGACTATGACGAGGACTTCGTTCACAGGGTGGAGGAGGAGTCCGGTCAGAAAGTCAGCCTGTGCTACCAGTGCGGCAACTGCACGGCCGGCTGTCCGTACACCTTCGTTTACGACATTCCCGTCAGTCAGATCATGCGTCTCGTCCAGGCCGGCCAAAAAAAGACCGTGCTCTCGAGCAAATCCATCTGGCTCTGCGCCACCTGCGAATCCTGTACCACCCGGTGTCCCAACAACATCGACGTGGCCTGCATCATGGACGTCCTGCGCCACATGGCCCGCCGCGAAGGGCTGGCCGCCGTGCCCCAGGTCAAAACCTTCTGGGACAGTTTCCTCGATTCCGTGCGCGCCCACGGCCGGGTCTTCGAACTGGGCCTTCTGATCAACTACGTCGCCAAGACCGGACGGTTCTGGACCGACATGGACCTCGGCCCCAAAATCCTGCCCAAAGGCAAGCTCGCCATGAAGCCCCACGAGATCCAGGGCAAAGAGCATGTGGCCCGGATTTTCGAGCGTTTTGAGAGGGAGTCCAACTCATGA
- a CDS encoding CoB--CoM heterodisulfide reductase iron-sulfur subunit B family protein → MSEAIAYYPGCSGLGTSKEYDTSTRAVCAALGLSLVDIPDWSCCGSTPAHTKDHTLSAALSARNLQLVSGMGLKAAATPCPSCLTNLRTANHRIEAAPFKAKVDKLLDEPYGGDVNAISVLQALVENIGVETIASAVRTPLKGLKVACYYGCIMNRPPELMAFDDCENPMAMDNILAALGAEVVPFPLKVECCGASYGIPRPDVTAALSGKLLEAAVGVGADMVAVACPLCQMNLDLRQGQVNRAMGTHYRIPVPYFTQLMGVALNIPDGEIGFGKLNVDPRPVLSKALSGAD, encoded by the coding sequence ATGAGCGAAGCCATCGCCTACTACCCGGGGTGTTCGGGACTGGGCACCTCCAAGGAGTACGACACCTCCACCCGGGCCGTGTGCGCCGCGTTGGGGTTGTCCCTGGTCGACATTCCGGATTGGAGCTGCTGCGGTTCCACCCCGGCCCACACCAAGGACCACACCCTGTCCGCCGCCCTGTCCGCCAGGAACCTCCAGCTCGTCTCCGGCATGGGGCTCAAAGCCGCGGCCACGCCCTGCCCGAGCTGCCTGACCAACCTGCGCACCGCCAACCACCGTATCGAGGCCGCCCCGTTTAAGGCCAAGGTGGACAAGCTCCTCGACGAACCCTACGGCGGCGACGTCAATGCCATCTCCGTGCTCCAGGCCCTGGTGGAAAACATCGGGGTCGAGACCATCGCCTCGGCCGTGCGCACGCCCTTAAAGGGCCTCAAAGTCGCCTGCTACTACGGCTGCATCATGAACCGGCCGCCCGAACTTATGGCCTTTGACGACTGCGAAAACCCCATGGCCATGGACAACATCCTGGCGGCCCTGGGAGCCGAAGTCGTTCCCTTCCCGCTCAAAGTCGAATGCTGCGGCGCTTCCTACGGCATTCCCCGGCCCGATGTGACGGCCGCGCTGTCCGGCAAACTGCTGGAAGCGGCTGTCGGCGTCGGCGCGGACATGGTCGCCGTGGCCTGCCCCCTGTGCCAGATGAACCTCGACCTCCGGCAAGGTCAGGTCAACCGGGCCATGGGGACACACTACCGGATTCCGGTGCCCTACTTCACCCAGCTCATGGGCGTGGCGCTCAATATTCCGGATGGGGAAATCGGTTTCGGCAAACTCAACGTCGATCCGAGGCCGGTCCTTTCCAAGGCCCTGTCGGGCGCGGACTAA